From the Campylobacter sp. MIT 99-7217 genome, the window CTTGATAGAAGCAAGCACACTGCTTATAAGCTTTGTTGCAAAAACGCAGTTTTATTTGCGTTTTGTGGCATATTTTTATATGTTTTTGATCTTGCTTTTGGCTATTTTAAGTTTAAGATTTAAGTTTAAGAACCCTGAAAAAAGTCATAAGCTTGATATAATTTATCGCAAGCAAAGTGCGAAAAATCACACTATAAATTCATTTTTTATTTTTACTTTTCTTTTTTTATTTATAGGTGTGGGCGTCATTTTGCACTTTCAGCTCATTGCTTCAAGACCTATTAGCATAGATCCTCCACAAGAAATAGTGCCAAATGCTGATGATGAGTTTGTTTTTGATATACAGCTTTTAAGAGACAATGACTTACACCGCTTTTCTTATGTAACAGGCGAGGGCAAGGTTGTGAGATTTTTCTTGATTAACAAAAGAGAAGATAGGGATTCTCCGGTTGCTGTTTTTGATGCTTGCCGAATTTGTGGGGATATGGGCTATGTAAAACATAATGGAGAGCTTATTTGCGTTGCTTGTAATGTGCGTATATTTTTACCAAGTGTAGGAAAAGATGGCGGTTGCAATCCTATACCTCTAGCTTATGAATTTGATGGACAAAAGGTTCGTATCAAGTTAGAAGATGTCATCGCAGGGTCAAATCATTTTAGTGAGATTAAAGAGCTTTTGGTTAAAGATCCTGTTTCAGGTGCAGAACTTATCAATCTTAAAGCACCATATTCTTATACTTACGCGGGATTTAGTTATTATTTTGAAAATGAGCAAAATTACGAGAAATTTAAAGAAGATCCACAGCAGTATGTAAAAAATAAACAGATTATCAAATACAAAGTGAATGATTTTTAAGGATAGAACATGCAATTTATCATGATCAAAAATTCGATTTTTAAAAACAAAATTCAAAAAAGCTTAGCTTTTCTTACCTGCTTTTTAGCTACTGCCTTGCTTTGTGCTATGCTTAATATCACGCTTGGTATAGGAAATGAAATCACAAAGGAGCTAAGAAGCTATGGTTCAAATATCCTTGTTTTGCCTAAGGGAAGTTCTTTAAGTATAGAGGTTGGAAATGAAATTTACGAGCCTTTAAAAAATGAAAACTATCTTGAAGAGTCAAATTTACATAAGATCAAAGAAATTTTTTGGAGGAACAATATCACAGCCTTTGCTCCTTTTTTAGAGGGAAAAGCCACTTGGAATAGGGCAGATCAAGATCCTAAAGAAGCTTTGATCATGGGGACTTATTTTGACAAATCAATCGAAGTTGATGATGAAGATGATTTTTCAACAGGAGTAAAAAGGCTTTATACCTTGTGGAGCGTTGAGGGCGAGTGGGCTAAAGATGATAGCCTTGATGAGATCATGC encodes:
- a CDS encoding Fe-S-containing protein, which gives rise to MSIYFFHFLTIFLPLSFILAVLLRFERQIYAVFIALFLGFLFGYFSFYIAKVYIRTDELSFYTQALLILFLILSFVFSFFTNFTRFKIFLTAVLSFCFAVKYYILSQDFPIFSSTLLDSSAIISLGFICLACMICLFCFFFVRWQSLFQSKLSLIILAIFIFLEVNLLCADIFKIGFRKDLIEASTLLISFVAKTQFYLRFVAYFYMFLILLLAILSLRFKFKNPEKSHKLDIIYRKQSAKNHTINSFFIFTFLFLFIGVGVILHFQLIASRPISIDPPQEIVPNADDEFVFDIQLLRDNDLHRFSYVTGEGKVVRFFLINKREDRDSPVAVFDACRICGDMGYVKHNGELICVACNVRIFLPSVGKDGGCNPIPLAYEFDGQKVRIKLEDVIAGSNHFSEIKELLVKDPVSGAELINLKAPYSYTYAGFSYYFENEQNYEKFKEDPQQYVKNKQIIKYKVNDF